AGCTGGGAGAGCAACGCCCTTACAAGGCGAAGGTCAGGGGTTCAAGTCCCTTATCTTCCACCATTAGCCACTTTAGCTCAGCAGGCAGAGCAGTCGCCTTGTAAGCGAAAGGTCGTAGGTTCGATTCCTATAAGTGGCACCATCTTTTTAGATAGAGTTTCTAAGTTATGCGCGCAAGTGGTGAAATGGCAGACACGCTAGATTTAGGCTCTAGTGCCTTCGGGCGTAAGGGTTCAAGTCCCTTCTTGCGCACCAGCTTAAGATCAACTTTTAGTTGATTTTTTTATTTTTATAATAATGGTTACATTCCTTTATAAGCCAAAAAATGTTAGTTCTGCGACTTTTTTAAGAAAATGAGCAAAAATAAACTCAATCAAAAAAGCAGGCCACTCAGGAACTCTTGATCCTTTTGCATCTGGTTTGTTATTAGTCGCTACTGATGATGATACAAAATTATTGCCTTATTTAGATCAAAAAAACAAAACTTACATTGCCCAAGTCAGTTTCGGTTTTTATTCAACAACTTTTGATATAGATGGGGAAATTTTTGCCTGTAAATCTCCAACTCGAGTAACAAAAACAGCGCTCGAGTCCAAATTGCTAGAATTAGAACAGCTAGAATTACAGGTCCCGCCGATTTTTTCAAGTAAAAAAATTAGCGGAAAACGTGCTTATGAATATGCGCGAAATGGTAAAGATATAGAATTAGCGCCTATTAAAATAAAAATATCTAAAACCATTTTATTAGAATTTAATGAAAAAAAACAGATAGCGACAATACTCTGAGAAGTTTCAAAAGGTTGTTATATCCGTTCACTGGCTAATGATTTAGGTAAAATGCTAAAAACTGGTGGATATTTATCCGAATTAGAGCGTGTTAAAATCGGTAATTTTGATTTTTCATTTGTTAATTTGCCTTTAAAAATACAGAATTTCCTTGATTTTCCGCAAATTTTAGTCAATTTAGATCAACTTATTGAACTTTTAAATGGAAAGAAAATTAATTATTTTACCAAAGACAACGAATTTATTCAGCTTGTTTTTAATGAACATTTAGTTGGTTTTGGCAAAATAATTAATAATGAACTTATACCAAAAAAAATTTTTGGTAACAAAGTTAAAAACTTAATAAAAATTTAGGCTTATAATGAATAAATTTAAAATTTTTGCAACAGATATTGATGATACAATTGTACCCCATGGTGGTCAAGAAATTCCCGAAAAAATAGACTTGCTTTTTTCAAAATTAAAAGAGAAAAATATTATCACAACTTTTGTAACTGGCCGTGATTTTGTGACAATTGGGCAATTAATTAATACAAAAAATGTCGATTACTTCATTGGAGCCAATGGTGCTTTCATTTTTGATTTCAAAAAAAAGCAAATGATTTATGAAAATCCTATTAAAATCAGTGATTTTTTAAAAATTGTTGAGTTTTTTGATCAACACAAAATTCGCTACATAATTATGGACTCTGAGTGAATTTATACCTCAAACTACTTTCCGGCGCATTCTTCAAAGTTTTTAAGTCCGTATTTTGATCGAATGAAACCGTTAAAAATGTGTAATTTTAAGAATAATTTCCACATTTTTACAGTTGTTGATGATCAGGACACAACTTCTGAAATACAGTTAAAATTTGAAGAATTTGCCGAAAAAAATAATCTAAATGTTAGTGTCAGCTCGAGGTGGTCTTGAGGCTTTTTCATTGGTGCAAAAAACGTTG
The sequence above is a segment of the Mesomycoplasma ovipneumoniae genome. Coding sequences within it:
- the truB gene encoding tRNA pseudouridine(55) synthase TruB, producing MVTFLYKPKNVSSATFLRKWAKINSIKKAGHSGTLDPFASGLLLVATDDDTKLLPYLDQKNKTYIAQVSFGFYSTTFDIDGEIFACKSPTRVTKTALESKLLELEQLELQVPPIFSSKKISGKRAYEYARNGKDIELAPIKIKISKTILLEFNEKKQIATILWEVSKGCYIRSLANDLGKMLKTGGYLSELERVKIGNFDFSFVNLPLKIQNFLDFPQILVNLDQLIELLNGKKINYFTKDNEFIQLVFNEHLVGFGKIINNELIPKKIFGNKVKNLIKI
- a CDS encoding YcsE-related riboflavin metabolism phosphatase, producing the protein MNKFKIFATDIDDTIVPHGGQEIPEKIDLLFSKLKEKNIITTFVTGRDFVTIGQLINTKNVDYFIGANGAFIFDFKKKQMIYENPIKISDFLKIVEFFDQHKIRYIIMDSEWIYTSNYFPAHSSKFLSPYFDRMKPLKMCNFKNNFHIFTVVDDQDTTSEIQLKFEEFAEKNNLNVSVSSRWSWGFFIGAKNVDKMQTLEILAKMHNVEIHEIIAFGDSRNDTKMLKNVGFGVAMENSTVPEVKEAAKDIAPPVDSFGVYLKALELNIID